The following nucleotide sequence is from Strigops habroptila isolate Jane chromosome Z, bStrHab1.2.pri, whole genome shotgun sequence.
GCACACAAACTAAACAAAGGCCAAAAAAATTTGTCATACATTACTGGCTAAATCAAAAGATGCTTCTTAAACAAGTTTTCAGCAACCCAAGAAAAGATGCTAAACCCTTATCAATTGCCTGTATTGTTTCTAGTAAAAATGTGGAATTACATGTACAGGTGACACTTGAGCAGTCTGAGAATTGATCTAAGATGACTTGAGTTTAAAATCTTGTGatggctgaaaaaaataaacaaaagggCACCTACTCTCTATTGTGAACCGAATGACTGCTCTTTTGGAAGTGAGAAAAAACTCAAACAGCTCAAAAATTACTTAAAGGTCCTGGGGGTATTAAAAAGCTTAATGTATGTAAAATGCAGGATTGTATGTAATGTCTTCCTATCCTGTACTGAATTCTAAATACTGCAGTCCTATTTTGGGATGCAAGCTTCCCAGAAATAGTTAGGCTTACAAAGATcaaaaaactaaaaaatcaGTGCTTTCTTCTCACGATACAAATCTGTGCCTGCACGCACTATTCTTGATTGTACCTATATGCTTTATTCCTGTTTCAGCAGCTGATATTCAGTACTTTTTGTGTTGCATTGCACACAATAATGAAGCAAGTGGTGCATTTTGAGTGCAAGTGTTGGCTGAAAATATGATATAATTTTGATAGTGTCCACTGTTATCTTCTGGAGTTTGAATATCACTTGTGTAGCTTTAATCACAACAaaatcatttgttttaaagattgaaacatgttgggttttttcccactgaGTTCTGTCAGAATTGGTAAACGGGGGTATAACAGATAACGGTTGGACATCACATACACGTCTTCTTTCATAATGTTTGAATGTGTAAAGTGGGACCGTTCAGCGTAAAATTACTCCCACTGCAGAAGTTTAGTGGACTCTTGGCTTTTGGATTGAAGTTAGTTAGGTGTCCGAACCAATCCTCTGATACCCTGCTGCAGAAGATGCAGCAATAGCTTAAAAATGCCTTTATATTTGTGTTATTAAAAACATGGCACAAATACACGTTTAAACATAGCTGtatatagtttttaaaataagtgaCTGAATAGGATATAGTAAAACACATGCTAACATGCAGTGGGTGAAGAAATGCATTGTGACTTTTGTTTAAAGCTGTACCTTTTTAATATATGAAGAGAATAGTTTGGTTAATGGTGTGATGCACAAGTAAGCAGCCTGCATTAAAGGGGATATAACTATTTCTTAATTGCTAAAGGCCCTGGGTTTCAGCTACTCCTTGGATGTTTTATGTTTACAGAACTTCTTTTCATGTCCTGTAATGTCATTTCTTTAGTTcggaggtaaaaaaaaaaaaaaaagtttagtttGAGTAAGACAAAAAGCAGACCCTGTGAATATtatatgggaaaataaaaattaatatatgaATGTGGTCtgattgttttgtttgcatgtggGAGTGGGAGcattattcttaaaaaaagcTTGAAGATTTGAGTAGTCAACTTGTATTTTAACACATTACAGCGAACCTACCACCTGGCACTTAATCATTACTTCTGTTGCTTCTGTCGTACATCACAAAGTATGCTGGCTCACTGCTGTTCATAATTGGCTGTGCTTTCAGGTTACTGGGAGAACTCTACTTTCAGCAACATAGCATGGTTACTGCCCCTTTGCTTAGCACGTTAGCAGCTCAGGCAGTAATACTCAGAAATCTGTTCCTATTGAAGTGGAATTCAGAGTATTTGACTACAGATGCCAGGACTGATTTGGGACCTACTGCATGTTTTCATGTTAATTCTGGGGATATAAAGTTAATATGGGGTGCACTAGAAAGGTGCGTCCAATTAGCGCTGTCTAATAATGAGATGTAAACTTGAAATGTAATGTAGTAACTAAATGTGTGATTGGAGATATTTTATGTTGTGTAGCTTGTTGCTGAATCTTAGCACATACCAGTGAAGTTTTTAAAAACGGATAGAGTGGGCATCATTGCTTTCTGTGGGCATGTTCCaaattgctttttctgcctgtttgtttCCCCTGTGTCCGTTGCTGTACATTCAGAAATTTTCAAGAATATTTACCGTACTTGGATTAAAAAGAGCTTTTGTCTAGAAGCATGGGTAAGTTCTCCTCATTCAGTGTTGTGTTAACTGTTATGGTCAAGTAGTTGTCTAGGGGCTTTTTAGGTGCTTGGCACCCAGAATTTGTAAGTAGCTTAAGATGAGTTGTGGTCTAAAGCACTTCTCCACTGAAAGCTCataattttacaaaaaaaaagacagacaattactgaaacacatttttaaagcctgGCCCTGCAATTCAGCGGCAAGTTTCTAAGGGATTCCCACTGACCAACTCCTTGAACAGCTGGAATTTTGCCTTCCTAAAATTCAGGGTCCTGACTTGTACTCTTCGCCTGTCCCTCAGCACTGCAAACTCTGCCAGtgcatgatcactgcagccctggctgcttcCAATCTTGCGACTCTGAGCAGCTCACTTGCATTGGTGACCATCAGGTCCAGTATCGCATCCCCTCGGTAGGGCTGTCTATTACATGGCTTAAGAACTTGCCCTCAATGCACTCTAGGAGTTTCCTGGTTTGTCTACAACTTACCATGCTACATGTCCAGCAGATGTTGGGGTGGCTGAAGTCCGCCAGCAGGATGAGAGTGGTGACAATGACTCCTGCAGCTGAAGTAAGAAGGCTTCATCAATAGGCTCCCCTTGGTTGGGAGGCCCGTGGTAAACACCAGCCCTTTGTTGCCTCAGTTGCTAATTCTTACTCAGAAGCTTTCAACCTGCCTGTGGCTATTCTTCAGAGACAGCTCTTCACAATCTATTAATCATCCAGGCTTGGACACCCAGATGGTAGTATcagatggaaaaggaaacaggTGCATCTGAACGGGTATTCATTTCCACATGGCAAATATTACCTCTTTTGACATCGTTTTGAAGcaagaaaggttatttttttcccatgttgcAAACAAGGCAGTGTTTCAGGGAAGCACAAATCCTTATGTCTCAAGTTCCTCAGTGAGCTTGGGGAAGGAATTTCCATGAAAAGAACAGCCACATCTGGTTTTGGAAGGAGTCCCTGCTAACTCCCTTGTTTCACTAAATGCAGTGACAGAACTGAGATATTCACTAATTCAAAGCAAAGGGCTCATTTACAGCATTTCACAGGGTTGGTTTTACTGATTCCTGTGTAATCAGGTTCATAGATAGAGTTGTTTAAATGGGGCAAACACGTATTAAGCATTTCTAATAACAGTTCTACAGATGCTCAAAATAAAACTTGCTTTCCACCCAACTTCAGCTCTTCTTCCTGTAGTCCTTAGTGGCGATCCATGGTGACAGATTTTAGCAGCCTAGAATTCAAACCTGataataaggaagaaattcgCCTGCCAGGTGCCAGCTTTGCAGTTCAAATTACTCCTGCTTCTGGTCACTCTCAAATTTAGCTCCTTTATCCCACTCAGCTAACATGAGCTCTTATAGAGCCGTCTCCTTGTAATAACAAGAATTTGATCCACTTTCACATCACCTTTCATCCATCAATCCGCATTATGAAGGACACTGTATTTACATCTGGTTTAGTGATGAGGAAAGTGAAGCaaggaaaaatgaattatttactctcagaaaagcagcaatagCTCAGTGAGAGAGAGGACTCATCCTCATCTAGTGTACTGCTCCTCATTGTACTCAAGATTCCCAGAGAAATGAGGAATTATGTTGAAGACTTTGTAGACAAAGATTCCACAAGTTCAAAAGGCAAGTGAACAACTACGTAGAGAAAAAGTTCTACCAGCCTTGTATTCTTTCAatacaaagaatttttttgctTAGGAAAGCTCTCAGCCACAGAGGACTTGGAGGGGTGTCCCACTGTAAATATGAATTCATCTTTACAGGATTCCTGGGAAGTTATACTCATTGCCTTTTGTTTGAGAACAGTGTTGCCATTCCCATGCTACTTTACAGGCTCTCTGGGCAAGCGTGTTAATCTGTTCTCAACATTGCAACAAGTTTGTACACACTGTCTTTCCCCACTGTCCTCTTCACAGACATGACCACGCAGAGACATATACACCCAGTTGTAAAATCATTGGAGAAATGACTTGTGTATGCCTTCCTCACAAAAAGGATGAAACTTCACTGCTGGTAAGAGTACAAATGGACTTTGGGGAGACAATGTTAGGAACTCATTTCAAATGCTGCCATTTGAGGGTGTGAATCCATGAACACAGGATGAGCATTTCTGTCAGCACACAAGTTAACAGGAGCAACTGTACACTGGCTCCAGAGCAGTGTTCTTTTGCAGTACTAGGATCCACCTGACCTTGGTTTAACTTGaaacaaggatgctgaggaaaCTCCTCCACAGTACAGCTCTCCTCTCTGAACAGTCTCTCTGCTGTTTGGAATGCAACCTTGGTTCTGTGTTCTGTGCCCCATGCTCACCCAGCAAATTATGAACCTGTACTGGCAGGGTAACAGAAGTGACAGCCATCCCCTAGGGTAACAGGGAGGTCTCTGATCCAACCTTCTGCCCAAAGTGGGGTTGGCCCTGGGGCCAGACCAGGGTGCTCAAGGCTTTGTCCAGCTGGGCTTGAAACCCTTCAAGCACAGAAATGGCACAACCTGGGCAACCTGCCCCACTGCCAGACTGTCCTCATGGGGTGAAGGTTGCTCCTCatctccaacctgaactccCCTGTTCCACCTGATGCGGTGTGACTGGTGGGCAGGATGCCTGCCGTGACGTCACcaagtggtggtggtggtgatgtcACCAAGTGCTAAACTGTGATGGGAGCGATGCAATGTCCTCCTGTCCTTTGCTGTTTATATCAGGTGCCAGCAGAGCCTGCCCCAGCATGGCTTACACCCTTCCCAACCCTCCCATTTGCCTATGTGTCTTCTGTGCACAGGCACCGACCTTCACTAGCTGCACATGTGCATTGGAGCAGCAATGACAGTCTGTGGGGTGTCCCTGTTTCCATACTCCTAATTCCTTCCCAAGACCACTCCAGCTCATGGCAGGTGCCTCTCCCAAACCATCAGTCACCATCAGTGACTGCAgactggaaaaaggaagaacaggaatGGAATGTCTGTGGGGATGGTCAGTCCAGCACACCACATGAAGGTGCCTGGCTCGGGAGCTCAGTGCCAGGTGGGGACACTGAATaacccccacaaacaaaaatcctttcTCATGACAAATTACAACTTTTATTGCTATATACACACTACTGTAACTATGATCACTGGTAAAGCAGTGCAACTGGGAGAGGGGAACACTGAGCTTACTAGGCTGGCAGTGTCAGCAACTCtgcacaaaacagcagcaggagccccaAGGGCTGCTGCAACCCTCTTGCACCATGTGCTGCATCAGGAGCGTTACATGTTCTTCTCCCTCTTTATGAATTTGTCATGTTCCTGTGGCTCAGGTGGGGAGGATCCCTCCATGGAAGCAAAGTCCTCTCCTGTGTCTCCCCTACCACATCCCAGGGGTTTCAGCCTGGTGAAACACACACAGGCAGTGTCATAGGACCCTCTCCACGTCACTTGGGATAGTTGGTGAGGATCATCCCCCCACATGCACACACTTTGAGACAGACTGTGTGAAATACCCTGAATGGCATTGCAGGCTCTAGTGGTCtaatttaaatacagtatttcttatGAATGGAAAGTAAAAGGATGAGGTAAAATCAGAACTGTTTGTGTTCATACACCTGGCTGGAGTTAAGCTAGGGAGGtatcacaggatggtttgtgttggaagggaccttaaagctcatctagttcctacccctgccacgggcagggacaccttccactagaccagcttgctccaagccctgtacaacccggccttgaacactgccagggatggggcagccacagcttctctgggcaacctgtgccagggcctcaccatcctcacagtgaagagcttcttcatcatatctaatctaaaccttccctctgtcagtttaaagccattcccccttgtcctgtcatcACATGCCCTTGTAGAAAGCTCCTCTCTAGCCTTCTTGTAGACCTCCTTTGGgcactgcaaggctgctctaaggtctccccggagccttctcttctccaggcagaacaagcccagctctctcagcctgtctccgcAGGAGGTTCGATCAATGACACGAGGAGGTGTTTTACCTCCGTCCGAGCAGCCTGTCAACGCCTCGGTTTCCCTGTGGCCGGGATGGCTACACGCCAGCCGCTGCCTGTCAGGAGTCACCGCGCTCCGTGACCCCGCGGGGCCCGGCGCCGCTCGCCGCCGACCCGCAGCAGCGCTGCCGCGGGCGGGACCGCGGCCGCTGCCCCGGTGCAGGCTCGGCAGGGGCCGCAGCTCTTCTCCGGGACTGGGCGGCCGGAAGCCGCCGCTCCCGTGTCCGCGCGCCGAGGCGGCCCGTCCGCCGCAGGTGAGGCCgccggagcggagcggggcggggcggagcggggcggggcggggcggggcagtgcaggagcaggagcaggagcaggagcaggagcaggtaCCGGTACCGGTACCGGGGCGGCCGGGCGGGTCGTGAGGTTGGGCGTTTCCGGGCTGGGCTTCCTGCACACTCTCTGGTGGGATCGTCCTTTTcctccgcccgccgccggccgcccTTTGGACCCCACGGCAGCTTCCTCCCGTCGGGTGAATGAGAGGCGGCCGAGCGGCGCCGGGCAGTGCCTGACACCGGGCCGAGCGCCAGCCATGTCGAGGAGCACCGGCTCGGAGAGCGGGCGGCCCGGCGGGTCCCTGATGCCCCGTGGAGCCAGCCCTGACATCTCGCTCCCCCGGGACGCGGAGCCGGGAGCCGCCGCCTCGTTGCCGCCGCCGcttcccctgcagcctcccttcGGCCCCGGGGAGGGCAGCCCCGCGCCGGCCGAGCTCAAGCCGGTGCGGCGGTTCATCCCGGACTCGTGGAAGAACTTTTTCAGAGGGAGACGCCACAACGACTCCAGCTGGGACAGCACGGCCTCCGACATCAGGTATGTGTCGGACGGGGTCGAGTGCTCGCCGCCGGCCTCCCCTGCCCGTCTGCCGCCGGAGCGCAAGTCGGTGCCCGGCTCCTACAAGGATCCGTACGGAGGGTCGGGCGGGAGCTACACGTCGCGGAAGGAGGTCGAAGCCATGCTGCCCGCGGAGCCCTTCGGGTCGCTGGAGCGGCGCACCGGGCAGACGTACAGCGAGCGGGTGGAGGCCTACCACCAGCGGTACGGCTACATGAAGTCCTGGGCCGGCCTGCTCAGGATCCTCTGCGTGGCCGAGCTCCTGCTGGGTGCCGCCGTCTTCGCCTGTGTCACGGCCTATGTGCACAAGGATAATGAGTGGTACAACATGTTCGGGTACTCGCAGCCCTACGGCTACGGGGCTGGCAGCACCTACGGAGGCTACTCCTACAGCGGACCCAAAACGCCCTTCGTGCTGGTGGTGGCGGGAATGGCGTGGATAGTCACGAtagtgctgctggtgctgggcatgtCCATGTACTACCGGACCATCCTCCTCGATTCCAACTGGTGGCCTCTGACTGAGTTCGGAATTAACTTGGCCTTGTTCTTTCTGTACATGTCGGCTGCCATAGTGTACGTAAATGATATCAACAGAGGTGGGCTCTGCTATTACCAGCTGTTTAAGACGCCGATAAATGCGTCTTTTTGCCGTGTTGAGGGAGGTCAGACAGCAGCAATCATCTTCTTATTTGTCACGGTGATCATCTATCTAATTAGCGCCGTGGTTTCTCTCAAGTTATGGAGGCATGAAGCAGCTAGGAGGCAGAGGGAATTAATGGAACAGGAGGTAAGTGATTAGTTATCGTTTTGTATGTACGGGGTATGGTGTGATAGGGAGCAGTTGTAAGATCTTTCTGTGCCGTAGACCAGGTGTCTTCTTTGCAGCAGGTCCACAGAAGGTGAGCTTCCACTAGTCTTAACAGTATTTAAACTCGCCAaatgaaaggcatttttaaGATGTCTGATCCAAATTCTTGGACTCTTTTACTTCTCCTGTTTTAATTCACTTTGGTAAGGAGCTGGCTCTGTTCTCTTTGTAATACTCAGCTCTCTTCCTGCCTCAGCTGATGAACTGCTTCCTGGTGTGTATTTTCcaaacaaaggaagaaatgagcaATGTGCTTGTTCAGCTGACCAGCAGGGTTAGGCTTAAAGCTACCTAACATGTATTTGAAAACTGCACTTTCAGCACAGTAAGTGCTAGTGTGAGTGACCATAAGCCCATGAAATACTTACTTTTACTTCGCAAGCAAAACTCCAAGGTACTTCTTCACATCTTTTCAGCTTACCTTACAATAGCTATCAGAAAATAATAGCATTGATGGAGTTGGCTGGGTTTTGGTATCTCAGATTTCAATCACCTTCATCTTTTTCACATCAAGTattctgcactgctgctggccTTGCCCTTACTGCAATCATTCGATACTCGCCTGGTTAATGATAAACTGTAATAGCAGAGACGTAGCACTCCCAACTAGAGAATTCAAAGTCACTGGTGTTAAACCTCCTTCACatgaaaacaccacaaaaaaaaacccatttaaaaaataataaagcttaatatagtataaaaataaatgtatgtgaATCGCATTTAGGTAACTCCAGTAGGAGAGAGCAAGTTTAGAGTCacatttcctctgctctgtgcctgtagtgttttcatttagaaattgGTTTCCATTCCGTCATCTTGCATAAAACTGCAACTCCCCGTTTGAAAAGTACATTGCATCTCTGATGAAAGGTCTTTAACCAATTTTGGTACATCCTGAGGGGAGGAGGTGATTGCTGGAATTACACAGAAGGCGTTCAGCCACTTTTCCCTTTCACTGTCCCTGTTCTTTTGTTCCAGTTACTTCTATTTctaaaggaaatacttttataaTACAGGTCAGGCTTTGGAGAGTGCTGTGCAAAACAGCTGCTGGTTGATCTACCGCTTTGTACACTGTTGTTTTCTAAGCAAAGAGGCTGTAGAGTGTCAGTGAGTTAATACAGGCTGGAATGTGAAATAACAAAGGAGCCTGGGAAGTGGATTGAGTAATTCCTGCAAGCTGTTCTTATAGCTATGCTCTGGGACCTCCTGTCATTGTTCTGAGTTTtgggtggttgtttttgttCCACAGTTCTTAAGCAGTCTTTAAATCAGTTGCTCTGGAAATACTCCTTATACTAAATTTTTTCATACCTaattataaatgtaattttctgaaCAGCATGATTTTGAAAAAGTTTAGATATTAAAAGTCTGTGGGTTTGCATActatttttgctgaaaataaaacttaagaattctttccattttttttttgtcagatgaAAACACAGTCCTCTTTCCCAGAAAAGAAGGTAGGaagaaggaatttatttttctgttttctagtATTCTCAAATGGTTATTCTTTTTCTCGTGACTATTTTGATTGACctatctatttatttacttattagTAGGTTTAATTCTTTAACGTAGTCCAGATGACATTCTCCTACCTAGAAGATTCAGAAGAACCTTGTAAGGAAGATAGTACTAGTTAGCTTAGGTTATATAATGTACTGTATATTATATAGCAAATCTGATGACTGCTTCTGTATGTGCTCTTACCCTTTTTTATGAAGTGATGAGTTCTGTAGCATAGATCACAGAGTTTAGCTTGACTGGCTAAAACAGCAGGTCATCCAATGTGTTGTGGGTTTTAGAGACTCCCTTTCTTCCTGGCTGTCTGCTTAACTTGAGAAGAGCCAGTGGAAGCATAGTGGTTAGGTGCTCTGTGAGTTCAGCTTGGTCCTGTGACTCTGAGGCTGCTCCAAAGACCTCCTTGCTGGTTTTGAAGCATCAGCAATGTTAATGCTTCTGCCACACAAAGTTGTATACACTGCAAAGATCATATAGGATCTTAACAGCAGGTGTTGATGACTCCCAGAAGATTTATGGTGtgtttatttcagctttaaatgTCTCATGTTAGATACTGTGAATTTCCTatcactgttttctctgttgcttcAGTACCAGATTATGATGGTTTTTTATGTGTTCCAGCAGGACTTcacctgcttttatttctggatAAAGGGATAAATTGTAGAATAGGaaacaaggggaaaagggaaCCCCAGAGAACTGGGTGACTCCTGTTCATTCACAAATTGGATAGCCAAGGAAACTTCctcaaattattcttttaagaCATACAAGACAAATCGTTTCAAgcccctttcttttctgtcactggTACCACTGCTTGGACAAATCGAAGATGGAGACTAAGTGAGAAACATTACTGTAGCTCTTTACTAATTTTCTAATTACTATAAGGGTTGTAAGAAATACCTACAATTTCCTGCTCAATAGTTGTATGTCTATCTTCAGTTATGTTGGGTATTTTGTGGTTTACGTATATTACATTTTAAGTAAAACCAACTTAATTAAGAAGcggttttggtttggttttttgttcgtggtttgttttttttttttagcagtatGAAAGTGATGACAGACCAAGAGAAGAGGTCACGTACCGGCAGCTTAaatcagtggaaagaaaaccGGAACTACTTAATGGTCATATACCTGCAGGCCACATTCCTAAACCTATAGTGATGCCAGACTACTTAGCGTAAGTGACTTTGATGAACAGACCTAATGGAGAATACTTCAATGATGCTTTTTACTCACCATTTCTCATGTATACATTTATGGTTTGTCAGCCATGCCTGCACTATGTGAGCTCATAATTCTTTGTGAAGCTAATGTTTAAATAGACATTATGGGGGGCTGGTATCAATGGCACAAAACCAGTAATGTAAATAGAGaaacttaaattaaaaaaaaccccacgtcAGATATTAAAGCAGAAAGTTATAATATGGCAAGTGTAATAACTGCCAAAGGAACAGATGACCACCACACAGACAATTCAGAAAAAAGTACAATACATGGGGAAATTACTTGTCTGAAATTTGACTTCTCCTATATTTCCTGAGTGCGAAATCTATTAACATGCTCCCTTTTAAAAGGTAGGTCTTTCCATGGTGAAATACGAGagcataaattaatttttatgctATCTGCCATAGACCAAGgtacaaactgaaacacaggaggttccaCCTGAATATTGGGAAAATCTTTTTCACTGTGAGTGttagcacaggttgcccagaaagaTTATGGAGTCTCTCTGGccacagtcctgggcaacctggtctaggtgGCTGTGCTTGAGCAAGGGGGCTGAACCATATAACCTCCATTCATCTGTTTCGacctaaaccattctgtcattctgtgattctaatgCTTTACATATGCAGATTTTAGCAGGTTATGACATTAGCAAACAGTACAGAAATACACTATCAAGGTGAGCGGTCCATGTGTTTGCTGAAGTCCTAGCTCTAAAACTAGTCCttgaaaactttttctttttttaaaggaaataccCAGCCattcaaacaaatgaaatgcGAGACAGGTACAAAGCAGTATTCAATGATCAGTTTGCTGAGTATAAAGAACTGTCGGTGGAAGTTCatgctgtattaaaaaaatttgaTGAGCTGGATGCATTGCTGAGACAGCTTCCTCACCATCCTGAAAGTATACATGTAAGTACCTGTGAAATGGGCTCACGGAAATCAGGTGTGGTGTTAGGCAATTTCTGACTGTCTTTAGCTAGGGCACAGTGTCTTGTCGTACTGGCAGTGACTTGGAGAGAGAGACAGTTTCcccatatattttatttcttgtttggtCATCAGTCAAGTATACCAAGTTGGAATTAAGTCGCATACATGTTTTTCTGGTattcaggtttggtttggtttggtttttccatGTTAGGAACTTTCACATTTGACTAAGTTACAGTTaatgtattttcactgtttctcaAATGCAAAATTTACGACTAAAATGTTACAACTAGGATGGATTGATCAgatcagaattttatttctgacaagTATTTTGTAGAATTTACATGAAGATATGGAGCAAACTCAAGatgtttaaaagtaaaagtGTGTGGTCTCTCTCATTAGGAACAGGAAAGGATATCAAAAGTTCTGCAAGAatacaagaagaagaaaaatgtgagtgttttcagctttacatTGCTAGTAAATCTAATGAACAGCAAAGAGAATGTAAATAGCCAACATGTCTGATACTTGGTACAACTCACGTAGCGGTTACAGGgctttatatattttatctCTGGCAAAATTAGGACACAAGTCTCTCCACTCATGCCATCAGCCTGTTTTGCGAATAATTATTCCATTAGCCAGatgtggggaggaaaaaaacccaaaccaacagtTAAGCATCTTCATCTCCTGAAAGTATGTCTCATCTCTTAACATTCTGCATTATGAAGCCTAGTTATTTTGAGGGATCCAGCTCATTTATATTCACTGGCTAACACAGCCAGCAGATAAGctaacaacagaaaacacagtctTACCCTTgaaaagttttgtattttt
It contains:
- the MARVELD2 gene encoding MARVEL domain-containing protein 2 isoform X1 — its product is MSRSTGSESGRPGGSLMPRGASPDISLPRDAEPGAAASLPPPLPLQPPFGPGEGSPAPAELKPVRRFIPDSWKNFFRGRRHNDSSWDSTASDIRYVSDGVECSPPASPARLPPERKSVPGSYKDPYGGSGGSYTSRKEVEAMLPAEPFGSLERRTGQTYSERVEAYHQRYGYMKSWAGLLRILCVAELLLGAAVFACVTAYVHKDNEWYNMFGYSQPYGYGAGSTYGGYSYSGPKTPFVLVVAGMAWIVTIVLLVLGMSMYYRTILLDSNWWPLTEFGINLALFFLYMSAAIVYVNDINRGGLCYYQLFKTPINASFCRVEGGQTAAIIFLFVTVIIYLISAVVSLKLWRHEAARRQRELMEQEMKTQSSFPEKKQYESDDRPREEVTYRQLKSVERKPELLNGHIPAGHIPKPIVMPDYLAKYPAIQTNEMRDRYKAVFNDQFAEYKELSVEVHAVLKKFDELDALLRQLPHHPESIHEQERISKVLQEYKKKKNDPAFLEKKERCEYLKNKLSHIKQRIQDYDKVMNWNVKT
- the MARVELD2 gene encoding MARVEL domain-containing protein 2 isoform X3, yielding MSRSTGSESGRPGGSLMPRGASPDISLPRDAEPGAAASLPPPLPLQPPFGPGEGSPAPAELKPVRRFIPDSWKNFFRGRRHNDSSWDSTASDIRYVSDGVECSPPASPARLPPERKSVPGSYKDPYGGSGGSYTSRKEVEAMLPAEPFGSLERRTGQTYSERVEAYHQRYGYMKSWAGLLRILCVAELLLGAAVFACVTAYVHKDNEWYNMFGYSQPYGYGAGSTYGGYSYSGPKTPFVLVVAGMAWIVTIVLLVLGMSMYYRTILLDSNWWPLTEFGINLALFFLYMSAAIVYVNDINRGGLCYYQLFKTPINASFCRVEGGQTAAIIFLFVTVIIYLISAVVSLKLWRHEAARRQRELMEQEYESDDRPREEVTYRQLKSVERKPELLNGHIPAGHIPKPIVMPDYLAKYPAIQTNEMRDRYKAVFNDQFAEYKELSVEVHAVLKKFDELDALLRQLPHHPESIHEQERISKVLQEYKKKKNDPAFLEKKERCEYLKNKLSHIKQRIQDYDKVMNWNVKT
- the MARVELD2 gene encoding MARVEL domain-containing protein 2 isoform X2, whose translation is MSRSTGSESGRPGGSLMPRGASPDISLPRDAEPGAAASLPPPLPLQPPFGPGEGSPAPAELKPVRRFIPDSWKNFFRGRRHNDSSWDSTASDIRYVSDGVECSPPASPARLPPERKSVPGSYKDPYGGSGGSYTSRKEVEAMLPAEPFGSLERRTGQTYSERVEAYHQRYGYMKSWAGLLRILCVAELLLGAAVFACVTAYVHKDNEWYNMFGYSQPYGYGAGSTYGGYSYSGPKTPFVLVVAGMAWIVTIVLLVLGMSMYYRTILLDSNWWPLTEFGINLALFFLYMSAAIVYVNDINRGGLCYYQLFKTPINASFCRVEGGQTAAIIFLFVTVIIYLISAVVSLKLWRHEAARRQRELMEQEMKTQSSFPEKKYESDDRPREEVTYRQLKSVERKPELLNGHIPAGHIPKPIVMPDYLAKYPAIQTNEMRDRYKAVFNDQFAEYKELSVEVHAVLKKFDELDALLRQLPHHPESIHEQERISKVLQEYKKKKNDPAFLEKKERCEYLKNKLSHIKQRIQDYDKVMNWNVKT